The Motacilla alba alba isolate MOTALB_02 chromosome 22, Motacilla_alba_V1.0_pri, whole genome shotgun sequence nucleotide sequence TGGCAAACCCAGGAATCAACAACCCAGCCCCAGGAATGGCAAAGCCAGGAATGGCCAAACCAAATCCAGGAATGGCGAACCCAGGAACGGCGAATCTGCACAGGTTTCTTCTCtccacagcccctggggctcagcacagcGTTTCCCCCGAGCTGCTCGGTGCTGTGGGATGAACAAAGGCGTTGCGGCTGTCCgtctgtccctggcagtgctgtgacagctcCTGGCACGGCTCTGGCGcggctggggacaggggacagcaggtACCGGCTCAAAGGGCcgtgctgctctcccagctgccgCTGCCGGGCCTTTCCAGGCCGGCTGCTTTTTCCATTCAGATTTTTGACCCCATAATGAGTAACGAGCACCGCCCGGGGGCTCAGCCGCTCGCCGAGGGATGGCAGCCGGTCCCTGCCACGGGCACACGccagctgtcccctggctggggaggggagggtcCCTCCTGCCCCGGGGGCTCCGGGCCGGTGGCAGATGCGAGGCAGGGCCAGCACCAGGCTGGTGGGCAGAGCGGCCGGGGCTCATTTGCACATCAAAAGCGGCTTCTCGCTCCCCAGACCCGGCCCTGGCAGCGCGAGGTGGCTCCGTCCCGTTCCGCGTCCCAGGCAGCGCCGCGAAGGAGGCAGCGGGGTCGGGTTTGGGGTTGGGGTCGGGTTTGGGGTTGGGGTCGGGTTTGGtctggggctggctctgccctgcacacagccagACACGCGTGCGGAGCCCCCAGCCCGTTTCAAGGAGATGCAAATCGGCTTTTCTCCGCGCCGGGCTGATTTGCATGCGCTCATTAACCAACCCAACGACCGAGCTGCTCCCGCGGCAGCTGGAGCGGGCTGGAGCCGAGCAGCGacccccggcccggctccgcCTGGGCTCCTTCTCCCTTCTgccccccaaaaccagcctggctgcctcAGCCCCTGGTCGTGCCGAGCCTGTCCCCGAAGGTGCTCTGGCTGTCACCAAATGATTTTCCCCTGGGATTATCCGGCCGTGCTGCTCCTTCCCgctctggctcctgcaggagcagggtcCCGGCTGTCCTGGggctctcccagcacaggagcagctcacaCCCCGGGCTCtcccaggacaggagcagctcaCACCCCGGgctctcccaggagcagctcacacCCCGGGGCTCTCCCGGGAGCAGCTCACACCCCGGGCTCtcccaggacaggagcagctcaCACCCCGGggctctcccagcacaggagcagctcacaCCCCGGggctctcccagcacaggagcagctcacaCCCCGGGGCTCTCCCGGGAGCAGCTCACACCCCGGAgctctcccaggagcagctcacacCCCGGGGCTCTCCCGGGAGCAGCTCACACCCCGGGGCTCTCCCGGGAGCAGCTCACACCCTGGGGCTCTCCCAGGACGGGAGCAGCTCACACCCCGGGGCTCTCCCGGGAGCAGCTCACACCCCGGGcctctcccaggagcagctcacacCCCGGAgctctcccaggagcagctcacacCCCGGAGCTCTCCCGGGAGCAGCTCACACCCCGGGCTCTCCCGGGAGCAGCTCACACCCTGGggctctcctgggagcagctcacaCCCCGGGGCTCtcccaggacaggagcagctcaCACCCCGGgctctcccaggagcagctcacacCCCGGGGCTCTCCCAGGTGCAGCTCACACCCCGGgctctcccaggagcagctcacacCTCGGGGCTCtcccaggacaggagcagctcaCACCCCGGGGCTCTCCCGGGAGCATTTCACACCCTAGggctctcctgggagcagctcacaCCCTGGGGCTCtcccaggacaggagcagctcaCACCCCGGGGCTCTCCCGGGAGCAGCTCACACCCCGGGGCTCTCCCGGGAGCAGCTCACACCCCGGGCTCTCCCCTGCCAGGTTTGTGCCAcggctggcacagctcagctgcagcttcaggaGGGGTTTGCTGGAAAAGGGGCAGGATCATCACCTGCTTTTTGGGAGAGACAGCCCAGggccctcagggctgggattttgggtcTCCAGGGATGAGGTTTTGGCTTCCCTGGGCGTTCCTAAGAATTCCCTGGGGTGTTTGTgcccccagggatgctgctgtccctcctggccctgccctcgctcctcctggtgctgctgagctgggctgtgacctccgagggacagggacagggacatcccCGGGCAGAGCGGGGAGCTCAGGGCTCTCCTTGCTGCTCCCTTGGCTGGATTCCtgggaaggcagggctgggaagggctgggctgcacCCCCGGCCGGGCTGGGGTGGCTGTGACAGGAGGGACCCTCAGGGCACAGAGCCCTCACGGGGATTTCCTGTCCCTTTCCTCTCCAGCAGTTCTAaaataaacttaaaataaataaactctAAAAATCAGTTTCCCTCACTCCtagggcagcaggagcacaaccaaatttccctggaaagcagcagcagctgccaggtgcCTTTTTGGGGTGCCCAGATCCACCCCCTGCCCCGTGGGTGCAGCCAGCATGAGCAGAGTTTCCTGAAATTGGagaattttccccattttctgctCCCCAACCTCCCCCTTGGCCTCCCCCCACGCTGTTTTTTCCTGGAGTTGATTTGGTTTGGagcaaaacagctgaaatagTCAAAACATGACCTCGGGTTTGTTCCAGCAGCCACCTCTCCCTCgggatttgtttccctggatCTCCTCAGGGTCGGCACCTGCCTGCTCGGGGATGCTGGGCATGAACAAACCCCAATTTCTCGGGGTGAAATCCAGGCCCACCTGCAGGGTCTgggggctcaggctgggaggGGGCCGGGTGGATAATCCCAGCCTCCCTGATCCGCCCAAACCCAATCCCTGCTTCTCCATGCTCGGTtatcccagctgcagggcagagataactccaggctggaaaaagcAGGGCCAGGTGCAGGGATGTCCCCAGAGGGGACTCTGGTGGGCTGTGATAAATTCTGGTGGCTCGTGCATGGAGAATCCCCAGAACACCACTGAGCACCCGCAGAGAGAGGCCGgggaagttttaaaaaatgtatttataaataaaaacataaaattaacCAGTAGTTTACATCAGTCACCAGAAATaacatccaaaaaaaaataaacaaaacgaaacaaaaaaaagaaaaacctgcagaaaaataattctctgtCCAGGCCGGGACCTGGAGCGACACACCTGGAATGCGACGGGCACACACAGCGCGGTTGTGCAAAGGCAGCACGGCGAGGCCTCTGGAGATCacatcacagagctgggggacacggggccgaggggacagcctggggacggggacagggacagggacggcGCCACCGAGGCCGGCAGGAGCGGGGAATTGCCGCCATGGGGCGAGGTCGGGacgggctctgctcccctcgGCTCCGGGCGGGGCTGCGCCCATTTTGGGGGGAGGCACAAAATCCCTCCCGGCCTCGCTGCCCCTGATCCTTCAGCTTTCCAAACATCCTtcggctgggcaggggctgggcacggGCTGGGCACGGGCTGGGCAcgggccaggcagggacaggggctgggcaaGGGCAGGGACTGGGACTGGGCAGGGACTGGGCAGGGACTGGGCAGGGATTGGACAGGGATTGGGCAGGGATTGGGCAGACaatgggcaggggctgggcagggttgGCCCCGGGGGGCACCCGCAGGAGCCTGAGGTTGGCTTTTCCAGCGGGCCACGGGTGAGCATCGTTTGTGCCGGTGCCAGGAAtgtctgggcagtgccaggagtggctgggcagtgccaagaaaggctgggcagggccagactcagctgggcagtgccaggagtggctgggcagtgccagacccggctgggcagtgccagacccggctgggcagtgccaggagtgGCTGGGCGGTGCCAGAcccagctgggcagtgccagacctggctgggcagtgccagacccggctgggcagtgccaggaccggctgggcagtgccagacccggctgggcagtgccagaaCTGGCTGGACAGTGCCAGAAGTGACTGGGCAGTACCAGGACTGGATGGGCAGTACCAGAcccagctgggcagtgccagacCCAGCTGGGCAGTACCAGGACTGGATGGGCAGTACCAGAcccagctgggcagtgccagacccagctgggcagtgccaggagtgACTGGGCAGTACCAGGACTGGATGGGCAGTACCAgacccagctgggctgtgccaggagtggctgggcagtgccaagaaaggctgggcagtgccagacccagctgggcagtgccaggagtggctgggcagtgccaggagtggctgggcagtgccagacccagctgggcagtgccaggaccagctgggcagtgccagacctggctgggcagtgccagacccagctgggcagtgccagacccggctgggcagtgccaggagtgACTGGGCAGTACCAGGACTGGATGGGCAGTACCAgacccagctgggctgtgccaggagtggctgggcagtgctaggagtggctgggcagtgccagacccagctgggcagtgccaggagtggctgggcagtgccagacccggctgggcagtgccaggagtggctgggcagtgccagacCTGGCTGCGCAGTGCCAGgagtggctgggcagtgccaggagtggctgggcagtgccagaactggctgggcagtgccaggcccAGCcgggagagctggggcagtggtTTGGAGTGCTCAGGGCCGGGCGCAGAAGGCACAGACTGGTTCCTGTGTGTCACCTTTCCAGGCTGCAGTGGCGCGAGGGACACGGAATTTCACACAGCTCAGAGCCCGTGGCCGAATTGGCGGCGCTGGGATTGTGCAAGAACCCCCCCCAAGAGCCCTGGAACGGGGCAGTGGGTAAATAATTGCAGCAAAAATATCATTGCACTGGCACAGAGGGGTCCCCTGGAGCCCCCACCCCACAAACTGGGTCCTGCTGGTTCCCTCCCCAGTCAGGGGGACACGAGGGTCACCAGCAGGGCCACCTCGTTATCTGTGGAGCCACTCGCTGGTGGCAGGAGGAACTTTTAAGAGCTGGGGTAGAAATTAAGGTGGAAGtggttggtttggggtgtttCAGCAGCTCCCCTTGGCCGGATCCCGCGGGATCAGGGCACGGGAGGAGATAAGGCAGCCGGGGCTCCCGGGAGGGACAGCCCCAGTGAGtgcagggggctgtggggtgaaCACAAACCCCATCCCCTGGTCAGACCGTGGCTGGGACATTCCTGTGacatccagctgctggctggcagccGGGAGAAGGGACGGAGTCCTTGTCcgtgggagctgggaatgccgGGCAGAGGGAGGGCTCTGGTGCTGTGGGTGCGGTGCAGGGGGGCTGTGCTCGGACTGAATGGTGATTTCAGGGTGATTTCAGGGTGATTTCAGGGTGATTTCAGGGTGATTTCAGGGTGATTTTGGGGCATTGGGTCGTACTGAGGGGGTGTGAGCAGGTGAGGACCTTCCTGAGGCCCTCACGGGCTGGCCGGGGTGGATGTGGCAGTGGCCGGAGGTGGCTCTGTGCTCCCACGGTGCCGaaggagggtgaggaggagTGGGAGCTTCCTccggggagctggggctgattCCTGCCACGGGCAGTGGGCAGGACAGTGCTGTGCcaccctggagctgtgccaccctggagctgtgccaccctggagctgtgccatcCCCGGAGCGGGGCCAGGCCAGGCTTCCCAAGCCCGGAGCATCCATCCCCTGGGCGCTGGGCACGGATGGCAGAGAATTCCCTGGAGTCCTGATCCCTGCCCGGGGGCAGAGGGGGCAGtgccggggcggtgccggggcgggGGAGCTGCGGGCACGTCACCATTGGCACGAGTGGCTTGGTCACCTCTGGAACACGACGGGCGGCGGAGGGACGGGGGGAcacggctcggctcggctgCACGGGGGGGCCGAGCGGCTCGGGAGGGGACAGCGGCTCAGATCTCGGTGGCGATGATGTCCTCGTAGGGGACGTCGGCGCCGGGGATCTCCAGCTCGATGGGCTCCTTGCCGTCCTCGCCCGCcgccagctgctgcagcatcttctCCAGGCTCTGGTTCCTCTTGTACATGTGCAGgtagctctgctgcagctgcttctggtaGTGGAtcaccttctccttctcctccttccacGTCTGCCGCTCGtgctggaagctgcagctcaTCTGCTCGTTGTTGTCGCGTTCCGCCTTCAGCTCCGCCCGCAgcctctccagctgcccctgcagggcctgggcaTCGTCCCCGGCCGGCCGGGGCCCCTCGCGGGCCTCGCTGAGCTGCTCCCGCAGCGCGGCCAGCTCGGAGCGCAGCTCCAGgatctcctgctccagcaggttcACCTTCTCCCGCAGCAGCTCCGACTCGTTCTTCTTGCGCTGCAGCTCGTTCTCGCACACCTCCAGCTCCATGGCCTTGGTGCGCAGCgacacctccagctcctggctcttcatctccagcccctccatcttcagcctcagctccttcagctgcgCCTTCAGGCTCAGGATCTCCGTGGTCTTGGTGGTGAGCTCGGTCTGCgactccttcagctgctgcttcagcagcGAGATCTCCCCGGATTTctggcacacctgggggagAACACCTGAGTTAGGGCTGGACGTGGGGAAAGGCCAGGGGACCCCGTGGGTGTCGCTCTGGGACACGAAATAAACCGACACGCACGCTGGAACCTCCAGGGTAAGAAGAAGGgcagtttaatttctgactccaacatttatagacTTTCAAAAGTGGCAGTGGATTGGAgggggacagtgccacctctccaatgacactgggcAAACCAACAGTCTATTacatttcccttcctctgaGAAAGGAATGTAAAACAGTAATTATTTACGGAAACGTGCGTGAGAAAgttcattacaagaatgtaaCCATCAGAAGGCTTGGAAGAACAGGGCACCCCGTGtgagccaggcacagctggggtgCAGCACGTGCAGATCCTGAATTTAACTTTCTTAccattattttttagaattataATTTAGTTACGAtgattatttataattaatatgACCTTAAATAATATTACatattattatttgttattgatattaatttataattaatgtGCCTCTTCCTAAACGCTGGAATTTCCAGCAGATTAACGGTGTTTGCTCGGCCGTGCCAAGGAGTGAGTAAATTAAGCTtaagcagagagcagaaggtTTTACTGCTCCCTAACAAACGGCCATGGCAAGCCCAAGCAGTTCCTATTTCCTTGTGGCAAGGCAGTTTTACAGCTCCTGTGGGGCAGGAAAAGCCGAGCTGGAGGCCGGGAATGTGAGTTATTTTAATGCCTGAGGgggtttgtgctgtgctggttcCCTTGGCTGAGGGGAAGGGTTCAGAGGGGCAATGAGAGCCTCAGTCCCACtcccctggggctctgctgggtttCACATCCatttcctgcagcctggggtgggatgggaagggctggagggtTTGGAGCTCTCGCCCTCCACGTCCCCCTTGCCATCCCCCCTTTTGCCTCTCACCTCCCACTGCGTCTCCTCCAGCGCCGGGGCAAAGCTGGTCTTCTCCTTCTCGTAGGACCTCAGCTTGGTCTCCAGCAGGTTCTGCTCCTTCATGagtttctccagctcctcccgcagctgctgcttctcctgctgcagctggaacacCTGCAGGTGCAGCACCTGCTGCGTCCGCTGCGTTTTCTGCGAGGTTTGCTTGAGTTTGCTGTTGCATTTCTGCTtcagcccctccagctcctccttgcaGCGCCGCTGCTTCTCCTCGTAggcctggcaggagctgatTTCCTTCTCCTCGAAGCTcgactgcagctcctgcagctccccctccctctccagcagcttctgctccagctcctggatggTGGATTCGTCCGTGGCGATGGGCGAGCGCACGCAGGCGCTCTTCTCGGCGCCGGGGCGGTGCTGGGGCGCCTTGCCGGGGTTCAGGATCTTGTTGCCGCCGTCGGAGAAGGACATGGCCTTGAGGCTCATCATGTTGCTGTCCTGGATGATGGCACACTGCAGGATGTTGTGGGCAGAGCCCCCGAAGCGGCTGATGGGGCCCATGGGGGTGACCAGGGGCTCCAGCTGgtagctgctgctggtgctgtgcgTGGGCAGGCTGGACATGGAGTTGCGGCCGGAGTCGGACAGGCCTCCCGAGCACGGCAGCGGCcgcagctcctgctccttggCCTTCTCCGGGgggtgcagctgctgggccaggggcCCCCCGCTCTCGGGGGACGAGTGCAGGATGGCCCCGGAGCGCGGCAGCACCGGCTTGAAGGCCGTGGGACGAGGCAGCGGCTTGTCCCCACCCTGccggggagagcagagcccgtCAGCACCGAGAGAGCTCCGCGCGTGTCCCCCCCGCTTCTGCCCCACCCGCGGTGGGACAGgccccccagggctggggcatgCTCGGGGGGAAGCTGCTGGCTAAAACTGCTGGGTTTGGAAATTAAGGGATCCGAATCCTTCGGGCCGTGTTGCCCATCCGAACTCCCCAAAGCTGAGGGGGCACAgtgcccccagctgcccctgctctccctgagctTCCTCAGGGACCACAACCAACACAGCCCCGTGGTGGCGCCTGCAGACGCTCTGGGGACAGTGGGACATCCCCCCAGCTCCCGGGGCCGCCTTTCCCCACTCACCACATCCAgctggctggggaagggcaTCAGCTTCTGCGGCGTGGGCGTCCCGAAGTCCAGCCCGCTGGTCCCGGCGGGCACGCCCAGCTCCCCGCCGCCCAGGGCGGTGTAGTCCGGCCGCTGCGAGCCGTGCGCCTTCTGGCTGACCTTGATGTAAAAGAAATCCTCATTCTTGCTGCTCTTGGAGCCGGACTTGTGGCCGGAGTCCTGCGAGAAGCCGAAGCGGAGCAGCCCGTCCGAGTAGCGGTTGAGCTTTTTCAGGTGCGAGGACTTGCGGAGCTTGTACTGGGAGGCGCGGCAGTGCTTGCTGTGGAAGCTGTGGCCGGAGATGAGGCTGCTGACGCTGCCCATGCTGCTCCCGGCGCCGCCAGATCATAGCAGAGCCCGCGGTGCGGCCGGGAGCGCCgagcctggggacacggggacacggcgTGAGCCAGGAGAGGCCACCCGGGGGGTGGCAGAGCTCCTGGTCTGGGGGTTGAGCGTTAAAGATGGGTTAGAAATGGTTGTAAAATAGCTGATGGATCGTTCAGCACGTGCTGTGAGTTCGGTTATTCTATTGTAACAGGGGTTAAAGGGCAGTTGTAAGCAATCCGGTGCTCGAGGTACCCGAGCACAGCTCAGTAAAGTGCAGCACCCCCAGCGGAACGAGCCGGCCTGGCCAGAGCTGCCATGGGCCAACCCAGCGCCTCAAACCTTCCTGCGAATGAAGGATCCGAGCAGAAACCAACCCAAAGGGACAAAAACAGGATCCAAAGGGGCTCCTGgccccctgagctgtgctgctccatcGGGGCCATcgctgctgcagcatcctcgCCGGGAGCGCTGCTGCTCGGCCCGCGGGCCCCTCGCTTTGGGCCTTGCTTTTtataataaaagctgaaatcactTCAGCACCgggagctgctctggttttTATCATTGAGGGTGGGAACTGAGGCTGGGGGGGACCTTAGCCCCGTCCCGAGGGACAGCACCCAGAGCTCcgtgtgacagggacagcacccagagCGCTGTGCCAGGCAGGCACATCCCATTCCCACGTTCCCACAGGTCCAGCTGGGCATCAAGGAAAGGctcttcttcccccagagggtggccGGGCACTGGccaggctccagctgtgcttggGAGCATCCTGGATAAAGCCAGAAAATCGCTTGAAATGgctttaatttattaataatttaaatggcttttatgaaatatttcattaattgaAGTGGATTTTTATCCATCGTGGATAAAGCCAGGAAAGTTCTCCAAAAACGcccagaggaggaaaagggatttgTGGTGATTTTTAGGCACAATCCCAACAGGCCCCCGCATCTCCTGCCCGCTCCTGGACAGATCCCGGCTCCACAGCCTCTCCCGCATCCCTCTCCACTTCCCAGCGCTCCTCTTAACCTGCCCGAAGAGGGGCTCCGCGAGGCTTAATTAGCGCTAATGGCTGCGCGAGGCTTAATTAGCGCTAATGGCTGCGCGGCACTGGAGGGGCCGAGAGGCCCCGGGAGCTGAGTGCTGCCCTCAGAGGCACGGGGCTCTCCTCGGCCGCTTTCTTGGGAGGGGGAAAATATCAGTGAAATCAAGCCGCAGCTCCTGGTGGCCTCCGCGACACTCGGCTCCAATGGGGACGCAGACCCAGCTCGATAATTAGCgctgagctgggagagggggGAAGGCACGAAAATAAAATGATCTGGGTCCTGTTTGCACcggaggagggagggagggaaggttTCTGCTCCGCGCTGTGTTTGAACAGCTCAGAGCTCTCACCGGCTGCTCCAATCCTCTCCGGAGCTCCCCAGGCCGAGTTCCGGGGGTCCAAGCAGGAGTCTGGGGGTGGGAGAGGGTTGGGGGGTGGAGGGGGTGCAGGAACGCTGTGCCAGGGTGCCTCAGTGCCCTGTCCTCAATCCCAGAGTCAGGCCTCTGTTCTCCCACTCCTCTTTTCCCATTCCTCTTTTCCCACTCCTCTCTTTTCCTATTCCTCTTCCCccctcctctcttttccccctcctctcttttcccactcctctcttttccccctcctctcttttcccattcctcttttcttttcccactcctctcttttcccattcctcttcccctctcctctcttttcccattcctcttttccccctcctctcttttccctcctctcttttcccactccccttttccccttccacccGCTCTCATCCCTCCCCTTATCCGTTTTCCTGAGCCCGAGGACCGGGATGGCtgaagggcagagggagggcagCGGGCCCGCAGAAACCCCAAAGCCATTTTTGGGAGATCAGGAGAAGCGAGAAAGGCCCGAGCGGCTGCCGGGACGCTGCAGGTACCGCACCAGCTTcgggaagagcaggaggggagggatcGCTGCGGGGGACGCGACAATTGTCCCCACAATTGTCACAATTGTCCCCGCAATTGTCTACACAATTGTCCCCAATGTTGTCCCCACAGTTGTCCCCGCAATTGTCCCCGCATAGCCCGTGCCGGTGCCTGCGGGGGGTGGAAGGCGCTGTGACAATGACACAGGTGCCACCTGCGGCCGCTCTCCCCGGGCAGCGCTCGGCGCTCAGCCCCGGGCTGTGACACGCCCCGGTACATTTATTTTCCACCCAGGGTGGGTGACACGcacccccagcccatccctgtaCATTTCTTTTCCACCGGGGGGATTCACACGCACCCCCAGCCCGTCCctgtacatttattttccacCTAGGGTGGGTTACACGcacccccagcccatccctgtacatttattttccacCCAGGGTGGGTTACACGcacccccagcccatccctgtaCATTTCTTTTCCACTCGAGGGGATTCACATGCACCCCCAGCCCATTCttgtacatttattttccacCCAGGGGGGGTTACACTCACCCCCAGTCCGTTTCTGTACATTTCTTTTCCACGCGGGGGATTCACGCACCCCCAGCCCACTcttctacatttattttccacTCGGGGGGATTCACACGCACCCCCAGCCCGTCctatacatttattttccaacCAGGGGGGGTTACACGcacccccagcccatccctgtacatttatttttcaccGGGGGGATTCACACTCACCCCCAGCCCATCctatacatttattttccaccCGGGGTGGGTTACAcgcacccccagccccttcctgtacatttattttccacCCAGGGGGGATTCACACGCgcccccagcccatccctgtacatttattttccacGGGGGGATTCACACGCACCCCCAGCCCGTTCCTGTACGTTTCTTTTCCACTCGAGGGGATTCACACGcacccccagcccatccctgtacatttattttccacCCGGGGGGATTCACACGCACCCCCAGTCCATTTCTGTACATTTCTTTTCCACGCAGGGGGATTCACGCACCCCCAGCCCATTcttctacatttattttccacTCGGGGGGATTCACACGCACCCCCAGCCCGTCCctgtacatttattttccacCGGGGGGATTCACACGcacccccagcccatccctgtacatttattttccacCCAGGGGGATTCACGCGCTCGCACGGCGGGGTGCGGGGCTTTGAGCCCCCACAGAGGCCGGAGCTGCTCGCTGCCCCCCCGGGAAGATGCACCCGCGGATTTTTGGGTGCCCGTGGGAGATGGGAGACGGGGTTGAGGCGGCGCTGGGACTTTCCAGCCTCCTGGCAGGAGGCATTTCCATCAGCCCCAAACCTCCCACGCACGCCCGAGAGGGCTGAGCAcgtttttcttctccttccctctcaaAATGAACTGTGGGGGAGTCGGAATCCACGGGCAGAGCAACaagaggagccagcagagctggcagggcccAGGAGCCCAAGGAGGGGTCAGAGCCGTCCCCTCTCCTCGCTCCTTCCCTGGGGGACACGCGGGGATGCCGAGGGCTTTGCTGAGCCCCCAAAGCCCGTCCCTGCGGACCCCCGCACACGAGGCCCGCGGGGATGAATCGGGCCCGGGCGTTCGAGGGGGCCGGGCTGGCTCAGAGcggggggaaaagggagaaaaaggaacgGAAACCATGCCGAGAGCGAAAGTGGGGGTGTCCCGCGGGCAGCTGCGGgtgcacagctggagagggggagcacagctggaaagagggagcacagctggagggggagcacagctggaggggggagcacagctggagaggaggagcacagctggagagggggagcacagctggagacagagagcacagctggagacagagagcacagctggagaggagagcacagctggagaggggagcacagctggaggggggagcacagctggaggggggagcacagctggagggggagagcacagctggagaggggagagcacagctggagaggaggagcacagctggagaggggtgcacagctggagaggggtgcacagctggagggggagagcacagctggagggggagagcacagctggagggggagagcacagctggagacagagagcacagctggagaggaggagcacagctggggaggaggagcacagctggaggggggagcacagctggagggggagagcacagctggagaggaggagcacagctggggaggaggagcacagctggagagggggagcacagctggagagggagagcacagctggagaggagaagcacagctggagagggggagcacagctggagaaggggagcacagctggaggggggagcacagctggagacagagagcacagctggagaggggagcacagctggaaagagggagcacagctggagggggaGCACAGATGGAGggggagagcacagctggagacggagagcacagctggagaggggagcacagctggagaggggagcaCCACTGGagaggggagcacagctggagacgggagcac carries:
- the LZTS1 gene encoding leucine zipper putative tumor suppressor 1, giving the protein MGSVSSLISGHSFHSKHCRASQYKLRKSSHLKKLNRYSDGLLRFGFSQDSGHKSGSKSSKNEDFFYIKVSQKAHGSQRPDYTALGGGELGVPAGTSGLDFGTPTPQKLMPFPSQLDVGGDKPLPRPTAFKPVLPRSGAILHSSPESGGPLAQQLHPPEKAKEQELRPLPCSGGLSDSGRNSMSSLPTHSTSSSYQLEPLVTPMGPISRFGGSAHNILQCAIIQDSNMMSLKAMSFSDGGNKILNPGKAPQHRPGAEKSACVRSPIATDESTIQELEQKLLEREGELQELQSSFEEKEISSCQAYEEKQRRCKEELEGLKQKCNSKLKQTSQKTQRTQQVLHLQVFQLQQEKQQLREELEKLMKEQNLLETKLRSYEKEKTSFAPALEETQWEVCQKSGEISLLKQQLKESQTELTTKTTEILSLKAQLKELRLKMEGLEMKSQELEVSLRTKAMELEVCENELQRKKNESELLREKVNLLEQEILELRSELAALREQLSEAREGPRPAGDDAQALQGQLERLRAELKAERDNNEQMSCSFQHERQTWKEEKEKVIHYQKQLQQSYLHMYKRNQSLEKMLQQLAAGEDGKEPIELEIPGADVPYEDIIATEI